The following proteins come from a genomic window of Vibrio vulnificus NBRC 15645 = ATCC 27562:
- the moeA gene encoding molybdopterin molybdotransferase MoeA, with translation MGCCDAPGLMPIEDAMEKMLSRIKPIQTTLKLPLAEALGYVLAEDILSPINVPPFDNSAMDGYAIRLADLEHNQPLPLAGKSFAGQPFDGEWPQNSCIRIMTGAKIPEGCDAVIMQENTEASDEGIVIQQCQIKPNENIRPTGDDIQAGDLVLAQGARLTPRDIPMIASLGISHVTVVRKPRVAFFSTGDELKSLGEPLLEGQIYDSNRYGIKPLIENFGCEAIDLGIIPDCPETLKNTFEKAQSLADVVVTSGGVSVGEADYTKDILEQLGEIGFWKLAIKPGKPFAFGKLSTAWFCGLPGNPVSAVLTMYVLVQPMLAKLAGHSQWKAPESIPATTRTAFKKAPGRTDYQRGIYTIENGQFFVETTGNQSSGAFRSMSLANCFVVLERERGRVEVGETVNIELFNSTLF, from the coding sequence ATGGGCTGTTGTGATGCACCTGGCTTAATGCCAATTGAAGATGCGATGGAAAAGATGCTTTCCCGCATTAAACCGATTCAAACAACGTTAAAACTACCGCTTGCTGAAGCGCTTGGTTATGTCTTAGCTGAAGATATTCTTTCCCCCATTAATGTGCCTCCTTTTGATAACTCTGCAATGGATGGATACGCGATTCGCCTTGCCGATTTAGAGCACAACCAACCACTACCGCTTGCGGGCAAGTCATTTGCAGGCCAGCCTTTTGACGGGGAATGGCCGCAAAACAGTTGTATTCGCATCATGACGGGCGCAAAAATCCCAGAGGGATGTGACGCCGTCATCATGCAGGAAAACACCGAAGCGAGCGACGAAGGTATTGTCATCCAACAGTGCCAGATTAAGCCGAACGAAAACATTCGACCAACAGGCGACGATATCCAAGCGGGCGACTTAGTCTTGGCCCAAGGGGCTCGCCTCACGCCTCGCGATATTCCAATGATTGCCTCTTTAGGCATCAGCCACGTTACGGTGGTCAGAAAACCCCGTGTCGCCTTCTTTTCTACTGGTGATGAGCTCAAATCGCTGGGTGAACCACTACTGGAAGGTCAGATCTACGATAGCAACCGCTACGGCATTAAGCCGCTGATTGAGAACTTTGGCTGCGAAGCCATCGATCTCGGCATCATTCCTGATTGCCCTGAAACATTAAAAAACACCTTCGAAAAAGCCCAATCACTAGCGGATGTGGTGGTGACTTCTGGTGGCGTCAGCGTGGGCGAAGCCGACTACACCAAAGACATTTTGGAGCAGCTAGGCGAAATCGGATTTTGGAAATTGGCGATCAAACCGGGTAAACCCTTTGCTTTTGGCAAACTCAGCACCGCGTGGTTCTGCGGTCTGCCAGGTAACCCCGTTTCTGCCGTTTTAACGATGTATGTTTTGGTTCAGCCAATGCTGGCCAAATTGGCAGGCCATTCACAATGGAAGGCTCCAGAGTCCATACCTGCCACAACACGAACGGCGTTTAAAAAGGCCCCCGGTCGTACCGACTACCAACGCGGCATCTACACCATTGAGAATGGTCAGTTCTTTGTCGAAACAACTGGGAATCAAAGCTCTGGCGCGTTTCGTTCAATGAGCTTGGCAAATTGTTTTGTGGTTTTAGAACGAGAGCGTGGACGTGTTGAAGTGGGTGAAACCGTCAATATCGAATTGTTTAACTCAACCCTATTTTAG
- the folE gene encoding GTP cyclohydrolase I FolE — MSGLSESAQLVKQALEKRGLETPMVPNQFSREEKKEKIEHHMREILSLLELDLTDDSLEETPRRIAKMYVDEVFSGLDYQNFPKITVIENKMNVSEMVRVKEITLTSTCEHHLVTIDGKAAVAYIPRGKIIGLSKINRIVRFFAQRPQVQERMTQQILVALQTLLESDDVAVTIDATHYCVKSRGVMDATSETTTTALGGIFKSNPATRAEFLHGLR; from the coding sequence ATGTCAGGTCTTAGCGAATCCGCCCAACTGGTTAAACAAGCGTTAGAAAAGCGCGGTTTGGAAACGCCGATGGTGCCGAACCAGTTCAGTCGTGAAGAAAAGAAAGAGAAAATCGAACACCACATGCGTGAGATCCTTTCTTTGCTCGAATTGGATCTGACCGACGATAGTTTGGAAGAAACGCCAAGACGCATTGCTAAAATGTACGTCGACGAAGTTTTTTCCGGCCTTGATTATCAGAACTTCCCTAAGATTACAGTGATTGAAAACAAGATGAACGTCAGCGAGATGGTTCGAGTGAAAGAGATCACCTTAACCAGTACTTGCGAGCATCATTTGGTGACCATCGATGGCAAAGCAGCGGTGGCCTATATTCCTCGTGGCAAAATCATTGGTTTGTCTAAGATCAACCGCATTGTTCGTTTCTTTGCGCAGCGTCCTCAGGTGCAAGAGCGTATGACACAACAGATTCTAGTGGCGTTGCAAACCTTACTCGAATCGGATGACGTTGCGGTAACCATCGACGCAACACACTATTGCGTGAAGTCTCGCGGCGTGATGGACGCGACCAGTGAGACGACCACAACCGCATTGGGTGGCATTTTTAAGAGTAACCCAGCGACACGGGCCGAGTTTCTGCATGGTCTGCGTTAA
- the clcA gene encoding H(+)/Cl(-) exchange transporter ClcA, producing MTKRERIIQSVLVKVPKDAINQFLSHGSTPISVLFLAALVGVLAGLVGTYFEIAVHFVSETRTEWLKSEIGHLLPLWLAAILISAALAFVGYFLVHRFAPEAAGSGIPEIEGAMDNIRPVRWWRVIPVKFFGGMGALGSGMVLGREGPTVQMGGAVGRMVTDIFRVKDDDTRHSLLASGAAGGLAAAFNAPLAGIMFVVEEMRPQFRYSLISIRAVIISAVMANIVFRAINGQDAVITMPQYQPPELKALWLFLLLGALFGVFGVLFNKLVTVAQDAFVALHKNDRKRYLITGTCLGGIFGLLLLYVPELTGGGIHLIPDVTNGNYSVSLLVMLFVGRVLTTLICFGSGAPGGIFAPMLALGTLFGYAFGATAKILLPDLPIEPGMFAIAGMGALFAATVRAPITGILLVIEMTNNYYLILPLIITSLGAVICAQVCGGKPIYSQLLHRTIKNDKLRQQDLPEQQNS from the coding sequence ATGACCAAACGTGAGAGAATCATTCAGTCCGTATTAGTAAAAGTACCCAAGGATGCGATCAATCAGTTTCTCTCACACGGATCAACCCCTATTTCTGTGCTCTTCCTTGCGGCACTGGTTGGCGTATTGGCTGGGCTGGTTGGAACCTATTTCGAAATCGCCGTGCATTTTGTTTCTGAGACTCGGACGGAGTGGTTAAAGAGTGAAATTGGTCATTTGTTGCCCCTTTGGCTTGCTGCAATTTTGATCAGTGCTGCGCTTGCATTTGTGGGGTACTTTCTGGTTCATCGCTTTGCGCCAGAGGCCGCTGGCTCAGGTATACCAGAAATTGAGGGGGCGATGGATAATATCCGCCCTGTCAGATGGTGGCGAGTCATTCCCGTGAAGTTTTTTGGCGGCATGGGGGCACTGGGTTCTGGAATGGTACTGGGCCGAGAAGGGCCTACCGTTCAGATGGGTGGCGCCGTTGGTCGCATGGTCACTGACATTTTCCGAGTAAAAGATGATGACACTCGCCACTCTTTGCTCGCCTCAGGGGCGGCAGGTGGTTTGGCAGCCGCGTTTAATGCTCCGCTTGCGGGGATCATGTTCGTGGTCGAAGAGATGCGTCCACAATTTCGCTACTCGCTGATCTCTATTCGAGCTGTGATTATTTCTGCTGTCATGGCCAATATCGTGTTTCGTGCCATCAACGGCCAAGATGCGGTCATCACCATGCCGCAATATCAACCACCCGAGCTAAAAGCTTTGTGGCTCTTTTTGTTATTGGGCGCGCTATTTGGCGTATTCGGTGTGCTGTTTAATAAACTGGTTACTGTCGCACAAGACGCCTTTGTTGCCTTGCACAAAAACGATCGCAAACGCTATTTGATCACCGGAACCTGTCTCGGTGGCATCTTTGGTTTGCTATTGCTGTATGTTCCCGAGCTGACGGGCGGCGGCATTCATCTTATTCCAGACGTCACTAACGGCAACTACAGCGTTTCTCTTCTGGTGATGCTCTTTGTCGGACGAGTTTTGACCACTTTAATCTGTTTTGGCTCAGGAGCACCCGGCGGGATTTTTGCGCCTATGTTGGCATTGGGCACACTGTTCGGCTATGCCTTTGGTGCCACCGCGAAAATCCTACTTCCCGATCTTCCCATCGAGCCGGGCATGTTCGCCATTGCAGGCATGGGGGCTTTGTTCGCCGCTACGGTCCGCGCACCAATTACAGGAATTCTGCTCGTGATTGAAATGACCAACAACTATTACCTTATTTTGCCACTGATCATTACCAGTCTTGGTGCGGTGATTTGTGCGCAAGTTTGTGGCGGTAAGCCCATCTACAGCCAGCTTTTACATAGAACCATCAAGAACGACAAGTTACGTCAGCAAGATCTACCAGAGCAGCAAAACTCGTAA
- a CDS encoding aldo/keto reductase, producing the protein MVAKVVTAPQGPEFSALVQGYWRLAEWNMTPQQRLTFLKQHIEMGITTVDHADIYGQYECEHLFGEALALDKSLRSDIQIVTKCDINLCGAKHPDRKVNHYDTSAAHIYQSVNNSLERLGVDELDVLLIHRPDALMDADEVAEAFSELHKVGKVKHFGVSNFSPRQFELLQSRLSKPLVTNQVEINPLQFDVVHDGTLDQLQMLRVRPMAWSCLGGGALFSGQGEQESRVRKELEAIREEVGAQSIDEVVYAWVRKLPSLPIPIIGSGKIERVQSAVNALQIELSREQWYRVWVASKGHGVP; encoded by the coding sequence ATGGTAGCGAAAGTTGTAACAGCGCCACAAGGGCCAGAGTTTTCGGCGCTGGTTCAAGGTTATTGGCGTTTGGCTGAATGGAACATGACCCCTCAGCAACGTTTAACATTTCTAAAGCAACATATCGAAATGGGCATCACGACGGTTGACCATGCAGACATTTATGGACAATACGAGTGTGAACACTTATTCGGTGAGGCGTTGGCGTTAGACAAAAGCTTACGTAGCGATATTCAAATCGTGACGAAATGCGACATTAACTTATGTGGGGCAAAGCACCCAGATCGTAAGGTTAACCATTACGATACCAGTGCCGCGCATATTTATCAGTCAGTGAACAACTCGTTGGAACGTTTAGGGGTGGATGAGCTGGATGTGCTACTTATCCATCGTCCTGATGCTTTAATGGATGCCGACGAGGTAGCGGAAGCCTTCAGCGAGCTGCACAAAGTGGGCAAGGTGAAGCACTTCGGTGTGTCGAACTTCTCTCCCCGTCAATTTGAGTTGCTTCAATCTCGATTGAGTAAGCCACTGGTGACTAACCAAGTGGAAATCAATCCTCTTCAATTTGACGTAGTACACGATGGCACTCTGGACCAACTGCAGATGTTACGTGTTCGCCCAATGGCTTGGTCGTGTTTAGGTGGTGGCGCGCTGTTTTCCGGCCAAGGCGAGCAGGAGAGTCGTGTGCGTAAAGAGTTAGAGGCGATTCGCGAAGAAGTTGGTGCGCAGAGCATCGATGAAGTGGTTTACGCTTGGGTGAGAAAGCTGCCATCGCTACCGATTCCTATCATTGGTTCAGGCAAAATAGAGCGAGTTCAAAGTGCCGTGAATGCATTGCAAATTGAGCTAAGCCGTGAACAGTGGTATCGAGTGTGGGTGGCTTCAAAAGGCCATGGTGTGCCATAG
- a CDS encoding DUF6279 family lipoprotein: MTLGCGSLGRNKATWRTLSYLALAFILLGCSNKFLYTNLDWVVLEYVDDYVTLENEQEAMLDERLQQLLRWHQEEELPLYAKQLQQLETITSAQVSAEFVIEQREAIKQHTARLATRAAPDIYALTLSLSAKQEQELLNNLAKKYQELDEKYGGWSEQERRRRYVERIEESLEKWVGRLNTEQKALVVRWADELQITTPHWKEHRNKMLEVARQLLNNKHDPHYLHENLMRLLLQPESYYSPELSEKVNFNIALANQYIPQISQTMSDKQWRHFRAEVKNWRDLASELNNQIVGR; this comes from the coding sequence ATGACACTAGGATGTGGAAGTTTGGGGCGAAATAAAGCCACTTGGCGGACGTTGAGTTATCTTGCTTTGGCCTTTATTTTATTAGGCTGTTCCAATAAATTTCTATACACCAACCTCGATTGGGTGGTGCTCGAATATGTCGATGACTATGTGACATTGGAAAACGAGCAAGAAGCAATGTTGGACGAACGCTTGCAGCAATTGCTGCGCTGGCATCAAGAAGAAGAGTTACCGCTTTACGCCAAACAACTACAACAGTTGGAAACGATCACCTCTGCACAAGTGTCCGCTGAATTTGTTATCGAGCAGCGAGAAGCCATTAAGCAGCACACAGCAAGGCTCGCCACGCGGGCCGCTCCAGATATCTACGCTTTAACACTTTCCCTTAGTGCCAAACAAGAACAAGAGTTGTTGAATAATTTGGCAAAAAAATATCAAGAGTTGGATGAAAAATACGGTGGCTGGTCGGAGCAAGAGCGTCGGCGTCGTTATGTTGAACGCATCGAAGAGAGCCTAGAGAAGTGGGTTGGCCGTTTAAACACAGAGCAAAAAGCGCTGGTGGTTCGTTGGGCCGATGAACTGCAAATCACTACACCACATTGGAAAGAGCATAGAAATAAAATGTTGGAAGTTGCCCGCCAACTGTTAAACAACAAGCATGATCCCCATTATCTACATGAAAATTTGATGCGCCTTCTGTTGCAACCAGAGAGTTACTATAGTCCTGAGTTAAGCGAGAAAGTGAATTTCAATATTGCGTTAGCCAACCAGTACATTCCCCAAATCAGCCAAACCATGAGCGATAAACAGTGGCGACATTTTCGTGCTGAAGTAAAAAACTGGCGTGATTTAGCGAGTGAGTTGAACAATCAAATAGTCGGGCGCTAA
- the pepT gene encoding peptidase T, producing the protein MKHLVQRFIRYVTFDTQSNPKKKCCPSTSGQMKFAEHLKQELLDLGLSQVELDEHGYLMAKLPSNVAYPVPAIGFIAHMDTAPDASGKNVKPQIIEDYHGGDIALGIGDEVLSPVQYPELHALHGHNLITTDGTTLLGADNKAGIAEILSAIEMLMENPSIPHGDICIGFTPDEEIGRGADLFNVERFGAEWAYTIDGGPQGELEYENFNASSADVIFHGVSVHPGTAKDKMVNAMTLASQFHCRMPADETPETTEGYQGFYHLKSAEMGVARSELGYILRDFERDGIARRKALMQSLVDDMNTQLKHGSVEICFTDSYYNMKEKVEPFPHVIELAKQAMEVCDVEPIIKPIRGGTDGARLSFMGLPCPNIFTGGYNFHGIHEFASIEQMEKSVQVIVKIAELTAKKYA; encoded by the coding sequence ATGAAACATTTAGTACAAAGATTTATTCGCTATGTGACGTTTGATACTCAATCAAACCCTAAAAAGAAATGCTGCCCAAGCACGTCTGGACAAATGAAGTTTGCAGAGCATCTCAAACAAGAGCTGCTTGACCTTGGTCTCAGTCAAGTTGAGTTGGATGAGCATGGTTACTTGATGGCAAAGCTGCCAAGTAATGTGGCGTACCCAGTTCCAGCGATTGGCTTTATCGCACACATGGATACCGCGCCAGACGCCTCTGGCAAAAATGTGAAACCGCAGATCATAGAAGATTATCATGGCGGTGACATCGCGCTCGGCATTGGAGACGAAGTGCTTTCTCCAGTGCAGTATCCTGAGCTGCATGCGCTACATGGTCACAATTTAATTACCACAGATGGCACTACTTTGCTGGGTGCCGACAACAAAGCTGGTATTGCGGAAATCTTATCGGCCATTGAGATGCTTATGGAAAATCCAAGCATTCCACATGGCGATATTTGTATTGGCTTTACGCCTGATGAAGAGATTGGCCGCGGTGCGGATTTGTTCAATGTGGAACGCTTTGGCGCAGAATGGGCCTACACCATTGATGGTGGGCCACAAGGCGAGTTGGAATATGAAAACTTCAATGCATCCAGTGCAGACGTTATTTTTCATGGTGTGAGTGTTCACCCTGGCACAGCAAAAGACAAAATGGTGAACGCAATGACATTGGCATCGCAATTCCATTGCCGAATGCCAGCAGATGAAACGCCGGAAACCACCGAAGGCTACCAAGGTTTTTATCACCTCAAATCTGCCGAAATGGGTGTGGCGCGATCAGAGCTGGGCTACATTCTTCGAGACTTCGAGCGCGACGGCATTGCTCGCCGTAAGGCGCTTATGCAGTCCCTCGTGGACGATATGAACACACAACTTAAGCATGGCTCGGTTGAGATCTGCTTCACCGACAGCTACTACAACATGAAAGAAAAAGTTGAGCCTTTCCCACATGTGATTGAGTTGGCGAAGCAAGCAATGGAAGTGTGCGATGTTGAACCTATCATTAAGCCTATCCGTGGTGGAACGGATGGAGCTCGTTTATCCTTCATGGGATTGCCTTGTCCAAACATTTTTACGGGCGGCTACAATTTCCACGGTATTCATGAATTTGCGTCAATAGAACAGATGGAAAAATCGGTTCAGGTGATCGTGAAAATTGCGGAATTAACAGCGAAAAAGTACGCTTAA
- a CDS encoding dCMP deaminase family protein has protein sequence MISKWAKRFYQMAELVASWSKDPSTQVGAVITKQNRIVSVGFNGYPHGVSDSVDTDERELKYLKTLHAEENAILFSKRDLDGCEIWVTHFPCPNCAAKIIQTGISRVHCPEQSEDFLSRWGDKIAVSQDMFNQAGVEVNWLPVDELGEEGVR, from the coding sequence ATGATTTCTAAATGGGCAAAACGCTTCTATCAAATGGCAGAATTAGTCGCCTCTTGGAGTAAAGACCCATCCACTCAAGTGGGTGCGGTGATCACCAAACAGAACCGTATCGTTTCTGTTGGCTTCAACGGATATCCACACGGTGTTTCCGATAGCGTCGACACCGACGAGCGTGAACTGAAATACCTCAAAACACTGCACGCCGAAGAGAATGCCATTCTATTTTCTAAACGTGATTTAGACGGATGTGAAATTTGGGTCACCCATTTTCCTTGCCCAAATTGTGCCGCAAAGATTATTCAAACGGGCATTTCGCGCGTGCACTGCCCTGAACAATCGGAAGATTTTCTTTCCCGGTGGGGTGACAAAATTGCCGTAAGCCAAGATATGTTCAATCAAGCAGGTGTCGAAGTAAATTGGCTTCCTGTCGATGAACTAGGCGAAGAAGGCGTACGCTGA